Proteins encoded by one window of Panicum virgatum strain AP13 chromosome 7N, P.virgatum_v5, whole genome shotgun sequence:
- the LOC120683811 gene encoding probable cinnamyl alcohol dehydrogenase 6, translating to MEVTPNHTQTVTGWAAMDESGKVEPFIFKRRENGVDDVTIKVQYCGMCHTDLHFIQNDWGITMYPVVPGHEITGVVTKVGSNVSGFKVGDRVGVGCISASCLDCEHCHRSEENYCDKVTLTYNGIFWDGTVTYGGYSNMLVANKRFVVRIPDNLPLDAAAPLLCAGITVYSPMKQHGMLQSGGNLGVIGLGGLGHVAVKFGKAFGLRVTVISTSPAKEREARERLKADDFIVSTNQKQMQAMARSLDYIIDTVSAKHSLGPILELLKVNGKLVLVAAPDQPVELPSFPLIFGKRTVSGSMTGGLKETKEMLDLCGEHNITCDIELVSTDRINEALARLARNDVRYRFVINIGGNSKL from the exons ATGGAGGTCACACCAAACCACACTCAGACCGTGACCGGGTGGGCGGCCATGGACGAATCCGGCAAGGTTGAGCCCTTCATCTTCAAGAGAAG GGAGAATGGCGTGGACGACGTCACGATCAAGGTGCAGTACTGTGGCATGTGCCACACGGATCTCCATTTCATCCAAAACGACTGGGGTATCACCATGTACCCCGTTGTCCCCGGCCACGAGATCACCGGCGTCGTCACCAAGGTTGGCAGTAACGTCTCTGGCTTCAAGGTCGGCGATCGTGTCGGTGTGGGATGCATCTCTGCGTCGTGCCTCGACTGCGAGCACTGCCACCGCTCCGAGGAGAACTACTGCGACAAGGTCACTCTCACCTACAACGGCATCTTCTGGGACGGTACCGTCACATACGGCGGCTACTCGAACATGCTCGTGGCGAACAAGCGGTTCGTCGTGCGGATCCCGGACAACCTGCCTCTGGACGCGGCAGCGCCACTACTGTGCGCGGGCATCACGGTGTACAGCCCGATGAAGCAGCACGGCATGCTGCAGTCTGGTGGGAACCTCGGCGTCATCGGTCTAGGCGGGCTCGGCCACGTCGCGGTCAAGTTCGGCAAGGCATTCGGCCTCCGCGTCACCGTCATCAGCACGTCGCCAGCCAAGGAGCGGGAGGCCAGGGAGCGCCTCAAGGCCGACGACTTCATTGTCAGCACCAACCAGAAACAGATGCAG GCCATGGCCAGAAGCCTCGACTACATCATTGACACTGTCTCGGCGAAGCATTCGCTGGGCCCAATCTTGGAGCTGCTGAAGGTGAACGGCAAGCTTGTCCTCGTCGCGGCACCGGACCAGCCCGTCGAGCTTCCTTCTTTCCCTCTCATATTTG GGAAGAGGACAGTGAGTGGGAGCATGACGGGAGGGCTGAAGGAGACGAAGGAGATGCTGGACCTGTGCGGCGAGCACAACATCACCTGCGACATCGAGCTCGTCTCGACAGACAGGATCAACGAGGCGCTGGCACGGCTGGCGCGCAACGACGTCCGATACCGCTTCGTGATCAACATCGGGGGCAATTCAAAGCTCTAG